The sequence ATTTGGGAGTAAGAGAtgtcaagttttctatcaagaaagcacattgctagaaaactCTAAAAGACTTGATAATttccaaagctatttcctagagagttcccttagtgcttagagatatgggaaataagcttttggacaaaggtgtaataccttgttcaagtcatggtaatccccactaatctacactcaaggttgtgagtgagtgtttatatatatattattctcttgttatatatatatacatatattatattacatttgttgtaatcttctcttctacctttcatatatatatataatatatagtgtatatatatatattgtaacatatatttaatcaatcttttattttagtccttgtattattttacaatagagttgtaataaatcttgattttcttccattgttataaaatctctaacagaTAGTATTTCACTATTAAATTGCGGTCATTACTATTGATCAATCAAGTATGTATAACTAAgatttatatattattgttgtgttttatatatacaaatttgCATTAGATTTCtcgaattttctttttcatgttTTGTTTTGTTCCATACGACAGATCGTTTAGATCCAAGGTTGTCATTTGTTTTAACTAAGGCAAAGGTACCAATAATGACTATTGTGTTTAATGTGGTACGAGTTGTGTTTGTAGGTTGATGATGTGTAAAATTCCTGCATAtagtacagtttttatatttaggATGGTCTTAATTATATGAGTAAGACTATTCATCGAACATTTATTTATCGATAACATCTTATTATACTTTGACACATCTTAGAAAGCATTTAATTAAAGACATAAGTAGTGACTGAAAAGGATTTTTAGAAGAGAATCCTGGCTTcatatctatataaatatatatttattttaaagctAACTAAAAGATGGTTAAAGATTTATGTAAAACTAAAGGAGTACGTACTTTGTCGTAACTTTACTTATAAATGGACATTCCAAtgcatttttacttttttatatttCCCATATAGGACCCTTTAggtcccatatatatatatatattatataattaaaaagtaGAAGAAGatatatatcaattttttttataaattgtgGTTATATAATAGAATTTTTAGCTTATGATCAATTAttgggtgatttttttttaaataaaaaaaataacaaattattagatgttgcCACGTAAAGGGTCAGCAtagttagttaaacctaaaaataattaatccacctaaagtgttgcaattaataataaatttattcatattatttatttttttattaaaaattattttcaaatattgatattaatttagaattagttaaattttaaatattattttaaattaaatttgaatgttttgatagtttaactagatgagcattttcattaattctgaagataaatttaggacaaataataaatttttttaattgctattacaaagtataatagtaatttttgtttttatttaaatcactattatatgctttcaaatttcaatgattatcactacattgaatattattaattttaaaattatgatattaaaaaaaactaaaaactaaaataaaattaacatacgtgacttggcacgtaacatctatctagtatatataaatatatgtacacACTTACTCACAACTTTAAGTGTAGAATAGTGAAGAttaccatgacttgaacaaagtattacacctttgtccaaaaactTATTTTCCTCTATCTCTAACCACTAAAGGAACACTTATGGAAATAATTTTAGGAATTATAAAGCTTTTTAAGGTTTTCTAACAAAGTgttttcttgatagaaaacttaaTCATCCCAAATGAGCACTAAAGACTTCTTTTTATAGTATTTAGGTGATCGTACCTAGAATTAAAAAATACACCACCTCATTTCTCttccataaataaatatattaatttatgggtaaataccattttggaccctctgttttgcaaaagttaccaattggaccctgtgttttgttaaatgacaaaatagaccctgtattttctaaaatagtacaaataggaccctgaattgatttttttgtcaaaataaagcttaattataatccgatctaaaagtgctatgacaaaactgtttacattttttgtatctgttcgtattaagtattgtcttcaagttagttgtattaaaaaaaaaaaagttgtcaaaaattaagctcagggtcttatttttactattttagaaaatacagggtccattttgtcatttaacaaaacacaaggtccaatctgtaacttttgcaaaacacaaggtccaaattggtatttacccttaatttattttgtaacaACTACATCATCGTAATTTTGAATTCCTTAAaccaaattgtgtaacaacccttttattacactaataatgtgtgatcaacacaAGAATTAATTACAaatgacaacaaattgtaactcctctccaagttagGTTACAAAAGTATAAGTTATAAAAATCATagattacacatttatttaccatacacttaatatatattattcacatactaatatatttatcacattttaatctatacttattatattataaaataatataacattatattatatatatatacataaataaaattatatatgaaatttagCATGGAAATGCAATCTCAATTTTCTAGTGTGTTAGCCAATGCCCAATTCTTCACATCCATCCCTGTAGACTCTACAAATAATACCGTTAATAAAAGTACTATAGCAAATAATTATATagctataaaaattaattaatataactcAAGTCCAACAATACACACACttatatgaaaaattaaataaatatatagaaaacGAAAGGACCTGATCTATCTTAGCTACACCTACATGTTAAGTCATTTTTTATCTCCCTCGATACAACACGACACATCAAGACTATATCTTTGTCATGGTTATGTGTGTAAATGCCCGGTCCCGACATGCAAGGAGGAACAACTTTATAGTGTTTTACAAGAGAAAGTAATATATATCtaacttattatatataagagAGGACCACATATCCAATATCCAACTCTTAACTATATAAGGGACATGACATTAATTACAATAACCGAAACATTATATACGATCAACTACcacattaaaaaagaaaattgttctttgttttgtttgacATTTATATCCTACACATTAACCTCTTTCATTCGCAAACAAAAAACTGTAATTAACTTATTTGTACGTACATAACGACAAAAATGataaatgtaattaatatatatgaacAGACATCGAGACAGACATTAACTTATCCCACGCTTCCCTTGGTTTTGTAATTAATGTCTCATATTGTTAAACTCACAATCACCCCCAAACAAAAACACCATTGCTATTAAGCACTAATAATATCTAATACTTTCTCGACGTGTCACGTTGCGATTGGCTAACGATactctttaaaaattattatattaaattatatagataCCGATACTTATTTAGACCAATAACTATACTGACACATAGACACCACCAATATCCTATAGCATTTCTCAAACAGAGCAAAAACTAATAgataataaatgtatataacgaaataataataagaagaagaagacacaACTATTCTGAgttaatgttttttatttttcccttattttatttactattttattactttttttccTCAATAATTGAAagacaaaaatatataatatttatatataataattgtcATTACATGCTGAGTCGTCTTACACAACCACTATGCCGCCGTCGGATCTTAATTTCACGGTGACGGCGCCCTTTGTCCGGCGCCGACAGCAGAGTAACGACTATATCAGTGAAAGCACTAATGATAAACTTGTGAGTTTCTTTAGGATTCAAAGCGAGAAAACACAAGAGAAGTTCATGAAGGTACTCCAAGTCGGTTCTCCCATCCACCAAAACATCCCGAGCTTCCATCATTTCCTGCATCGAACGCCGAAAGTCAACAAAAGGGTCAACCGAATATTTCGGGACCTCGACGCCGCCGGCGAATTGGGTCGCCGTCGTGTTTCTTTTCGCGGTGGCCACTGGCCGTAGAGGCTTGGAGGCGTGATCTGAGGTTATTGTACTGGACTcgattatggaatttgactGGCCCGGAGAGGAGAAGAAGAACCTGGGGGAAGCGTATACAGTGGCGAGATCAAACGCCGGCGCCGGTGGTAAGATTTCTGAGTCGCAGAGCTCATCTGAAGAGGAGAAGAAGTCGTCGGAGTTGGAGCTGGCGGCGAAGATTTCATAAACAGAGGAGTTGAAGGCTTTGATTGGCATAGAGgaggaagatgatgatgatgtcgtTTGAGTGTGGTCTCTGTCGTTTGGTGAGGACTGTGTTGTGGGGAGACATTTTGAAATGGAGAAGCAAAGTGGGAAACTTTTCTTCCAGAATATGGTGGACATGGTGGTGTGATCGATCTaattaagaaagaaaagaaaaaaaacagagagaaagAATAGGGGAAGTGAGAAAATATTGTTCTTTTGTTTTAGTAAGGAAAGTGAAGTGAGGTGGTTCTTTTTTTCTGTGTGAAAGAATTGAgttttgagattttgaaatgATGAGTTAGAATTATTAATATGAAAAGGAATGCAAAGTTTGGCTTTACTACTTTTCTTTCTCGTATGTAAGAAAAGCTGTGTCATTAAGCAGAGAAAAGGAAGAAAATATTAGCCCTTTTTGGTCTGATTTTAGTTCAGTAGTTGGTGCTTAGAATAGTTGCTACTTTACTAGCTAATTCTaatataagattaattaattgagcaattttactgtttggattattaaactatatatttaattttatgctattttttaTGGACTCTTTGATCAGACCACTGATTCACAGATCAATAAAGAAAGTGGTTTTACTAAAcattataatttcataattatgaCTAATGAACTTACCTACTGTTTTGTTTCATTTCATCCAATGAAAACTCAAATTTAGAAGTCTAATGTTTAGTTGTCCATATTAGCTGTATATAAGATAGCTAGATCAAAGTATCACTTTCAAGGAATAGGGTTGAATTAGGTCATTGAAATAAGCACAAAGATGAACATATTGGATTGACTTAGAAGATGTTTcatgtatgtattttttattttgttcttattttggttagttaaaaaattataattcaatttttttttatatatattttcattttcatacattataattatttaaaatattctctTCTAACAAAGAAAATTAGTGTTCAAACAATTTGTTGCaagtgtgattttttttttcttaatgtcTATTACAATCATGGCTATTTATATATGGAAGTGTTTTACAAATAACAATTTATTTCTACAATAATAGTTACTGAATAGTAATGGAAAAGACTTATAGTAAAAAGTTAGTTACTTGCTCACATAGAAATACTGTTTGTAGCAGCAAAATGATTGTAGAAATTAAAGATTGACACAAGAgaattatacgtggtatcaTTATTTTGTCGAATAATAAAAtcaattagtaaaattacaaaGATTACAAAGTTTAGAATCCCTCTAAAGATTTGTCACAATCTTTTGTAATCCCCTTGTCTAATATTACCTTCGAACCGCATCAAACAGTGAAATTCCTTTAGGTTTTGATGTGCATACTCACTTCCTCTGAAAGTGAGTCTTTGATAAGTTCTCATGAAGACTTTTCTCTATTCAAGACAACTCTTCAACCTATTCTATGAACAGTAAAAGAACactattacaaaattaaaacctAGCTAAACACTCTAGGTTTTTACACAAAGAACACTCTTCTCGCAAATATGAAGTATgaaaattataacaatagaaGATATATAACGTATGACTGCTTTTTAGGttatatttataaatcataAAAACTTTTGAGACAACTACAAACACATTTTACAGCTGTTAAAAACATtccttaaaaaacaaaattactcTTGAATTTTTCAAGATATGCAGTAATTAATAGCATCACTAGTTGATGTGGTAGATCAATCAgaatcttattttattttcatatatatcaTAGTCACGATAGCTTCATATCATATCATGTCATAAAAAGATCACACAATTTGctataacaaattaatttttaccacatataaacatattataaaaatattcccataaagagaattccttctcttttatGTAAATATCtcctaataaaaataaattagtcaTAAACAcagaataaataaaaacaatatttatttttcatcaaaaatacatattaaattaaataatattttgacaactaaattataaaataattattaaaggtTTCATAAAAAATGTCTGAAAGTATAGAATGTCTTGTCTTATGACATGTTTTTGAAAGTTTATTCGTACACTTGTTATTCTGTCTATTAGTTCTTCGGATTGGTTGATCGATCAAATGGCGTCAAGCAGTAAGCAGGGTGATGATTTGGTGGACAGGTATGAACAGATTCAATTAGAGGAGGAAGAAGAGGGTGTTCTCATAACAGGTgagaatgaagaagaagagcaaGCTTTTGATGATAGATGGTGTTTAGTGGGAAAGTTTCTCACTGGAAGAACTATTGATTTTGATGCAATGAGACACATGATGGCTTCTCTTTGGCAACCGGGAAGAGGTGTGTACATCAAGGAATTGGATACCAATCGATATCTTTTTCAGTTCTACCATGAAATCGATATCCAGGCTGTTATTGACGGAAGTCCATGGACCTTCAATCGTATCCAATTGGTCTTTCATAGGTTGAAGAGGGGGGAAGACCCTCGATTGATTCGTCTGCATAAATTGGATATGTGGATCCAATTGCATGATTTGAAGTATGGATTCATGTCTGATTGGGTTGTGAAACATGTTGGTAATTATATTGGCACGTACGTGAAGTCTGACCCGAAGAATTTTGTCGGAATATGGCGGGATTACCTCAGAGTTCGAGTCACTATTGACATAGAGAAACCTTTGAAGAGGCGCAAGAAACTGATCAAGCCAAATGGGGATCGGATTTGGACTACATTCAAATATGAACACGCTCCTATGTTTTGTTTCATATGTGGCCTTATTGGTCACTCTGAAAAATTTTGTCCAAAGAGATTTGAAGAACACTATGATGACTCGATTCGTATGTATGGAGAGTGGATGAAAGCGCCTACTCGAAAAAAGAACTATTTGATAGGAGCCCAGTGGCTGCGTACAGGGCGTGAGGAGGAGGAAGGAGTTGCTGATGGTGGTGATCGGAGCCGGAGCAGGCGGGTGGAGGGGATAATTAATGATTCGGCTGTAATTGGGATTGATAGAGAAAATTATGGAGGAGATCATGGGATGCGTATGGATACAGCGCATAGAAATCGGCAGAGTGAGAAATTTGTGGAAGTTAATGCTAAGGAGAGTAATGACCAAGATTCTCATGAGGAGGTAAGGGTAATCAGTCAATCTGAAAAGGAAACTATGTTAATTTTGGAAACAAAAAGGAGACGTACAGAGAATGTTGAGCAGAGGACATCACGTATGATTGATGATACTATGGTAGATAATGTTGATGAAGTCAACTATAGCCAAAAAAACGAAGAGCAGGTGGGCCTTGGTGTTCAGGCCCACCAATCATCATGAGTGTATTATCCTGGAATTgccatgggcttgggaacccgtgGGCCATACAATTCATTAAGGATTTAATTATCCAAAAGAAACCCAATCTAGTTTTTCT is a genomic window of Cannabis sativa cultivar Pink pepper isolate KNU-18-1 chromosome 9, ASM2916894v1, whole genome shotgun sequence containing:
- the LOC115722068 gene encoding transcription repressor OFP16, which produces MSTIFWKKSFPLCFSISKCLPTTQSSPNDRDHTQTTSSSSSSSMPIKAFNSSVYEIFAASSNSDDFFSSSDELCDSEILPPAPAFDLATVYASPRFFFSSPGQSNSIIESSTITSDHASKPLRPVATAKRNTTATQFAGGVEVPKYSVDPFVDFRRSMQEMMEARDVLVDGRTDLEYLHELLLCFLALNPKETHKFIISAFTDIVVTLLSAPDKGRRHREIKIRRRHSGCVRRLSM
- the LOC133031230 gene encoding uncharacterized protein LOC133031230, which encodes MASSSKQGDDLVDRYEQIQLEEEEEGVLITGENEEEEQAFDDRWCLVGKFLTGRTIDFDAMRHMMASLWQPGRGVYIKELDTNRYLFQFYHEIDIQAVIDGSPWTFNRIQLVFHRLKRGEDPRLIRLHKLDMWIQLHDLKYGFMSDWVVKHVGNYIGTYVKSDPKNFVGIWRDYLRVRVTIDIEKPLKRRKKLIKPNGDRIWTTFKYEHAPMFCFICGLIGHSEKFCPKRFEEHYDDSIRMYGEWMKAPTRKKNYLIGAQWLRTGREEEEGVADGGDRSRSRRVEGIINDSAVIGIDRENYGGDHGMRMDTAHRNRQSEKFVEVNAKESNDQDSHEEVRVISQSEKETMLILETKRRRTENVEQRTSRMIDDTMVDNVDEVNYSQKNEEQVGLGVQAHQSS